In Alosa sapidissima isolate fAloSap1 chromosome 11, fAloSap1.pri, whole genome shotgun sequence, a single window of DNA contains:
- the slc24a1 gene encoding sodium/potassium/calcium exchanger 2 has protein sequence MYVTRRRRLHLSRIIFFLSGVLLCCIYQLTVRVRPWPEAQTGDDPRIGTPEAVGRRPEETAGEDSLSTSTLTTAKSTTMLHPAITSFASPPTAATTTLTTVNTLTTTDSATTMTTTATTTATATTTATTKMTNATTKMTNMTTETTSSTSELTPSTTTNRTVHCIFVDSSQSSPTPDLVLTTTAPVSTTSTTNTTTEAVHPPEIPHSKGEYPHDIFSVEDRRNGWVTLHIFGMIYMFVALAIVCDEFFVPTLGVITDKLAISDDVAGATFMAAGGSAPELFTSLIGVFISHSNVGIGTIVGSAVFNILFVIGMCALFSREMLHLTWWPLFRDVSFYILGLIMLIVFFLDNTIMPWESAMLIGCYTCYVTFMKFNVQIEHAFKTQIMKHKSIVKVIAPEEPAKDNGTSAEDRRPPDPEDKNRLKLKPALQRGGSSASLHNSTMRSTIFQLMIHTLDPLGEETVLNGEVKAGSSGQGRVKFKDKAQILNSMARGKPEAKTQETSAGAAAKESKEKKEIEEKDEEEAEEEAEEEAEEEAEEEAEEEMKEEAKEETKEAPAEKEEKGEAEAEAKAETDEQTKDEPAAAAPDGGGDGNEDGSEEDSDDDSDDSDDSDDSDDDDEEEDVEGEGGEEEDENEEPLSLEWPDTPRKQVTYVLLLPIVFPLWLTVPDVRNPASKKFFVITFVGSIIWIAVFSYLMVWWAHQVGETIGISEEIMGLTILAAGTSIPDLITSVIVARKGLGDMAVSSSVGSNIFDITVGLPVPWLMYSTMHGFAPVAVSSNGLFCAIVLLFLMLLFVIISIAVCGWKMNKALGSTMFLLYFIFLVLSVMLEDRIIVCPVSI, from the exons ATGTATGTGACTCGAAGGAGGAGGCTCCACCTGAGCAGGATTATATTTTTTCTCTCTGGAGTTTTGCTGTGTTGCATATATCAGCTGACCGTCCGTGTGAGGCCTTGGCCGGAGGCTCAGACTGGAGATGACCCCAGGATTGGGACACCGGAGGCAGTGGGCAGAAGGCCTGAGGAAACTGCTGGGGAAGATTCTCTTAGCACCAGCACACTGACCACAGCCAAATCAACCACTATGTTGCATCCTGCGATAACTTCTTTTGCATCTCCACCCACAGCTGCAACCACAACACTGACCACAGTAAATACACTGACCACAACAGACTCAGcaacaacaatgacaacaacagcaaccacaacagcaacagcaacaacaacagcaacgacAAAAATGACAAACGCAACCACAAAAATGACCAACATGACAACAGAAACAACTTCATCTACGTCTGAACTGACCCCATCGACAACCACTAACAGGACTGTACACTGCATCTTTGTGGATTCAAGTCAGTCCAGCCCTACTCCTGACCTTGTCCTGACCACCACAGCTCCTGtgtccaccaccagcaccaccaacaccaccacagaGGCTGTCCATCCTCCAGAGATCCCCCACAGCAAGGGAGAGTACCCACACGATATCTTCTCCGTAGAGGACCGACGTAATGGCTGGGTGACCCTCCACATCTTTGGGATGATATACATGTTTGTGGCTCTGGCCATTGTGTGTGACGAGTTCTTTGTCCCCACTCTGGGAGTGATCACGGACAAGCTGGCCATCTCTGACGATGTTGCTGGGGCAACCTTCATGGCCGCCGGCGGTTCCGCCCCAGAGCTCTTTACATCCCTGATTGGTGTCTTCATCTCCCATAGCAACGTGGGCATCGGCACCATCGTGGGCTCGGCTGTCTTCAACATTCTCTTCGTTATCGGGATGTGCGCGCTCTTCTCCAGGGAGATGCTCCACCTCACCTGGTGGCCACTCTTCCGGGACGTGTCCTTCTACATCCTGGGCCTCATCATGCTCATCGTCTTCTTCCTGGACAACACCATCATGCCTTGGGAGAGCGCAATGCTGATCGGGTGCTACACCTGCTACGTGACATTCATGAAGTTCAACGTGCAGATCGAGCATGCCTTCAAGACCCAGATCATGAAACACAAGAGCATCGTCAAAGTCATTGCCCCAGAGGAACCGGCCAAG GACAATGGAACTTCCGCTGAGGACAGGAGACCTCCTGATCCAGAAGACAAGAATCGATTGAAG CTGAAACCAGCACTCCAGCGTGGAGGAAGCTCTGCATCGCTTCACAACAGCACCATGAGGAGCACCATCTTCCAACTGATGATCCACACGCTAGATCCGCTGGGTGAGG AAACTGTTTTAAATGGTGAGGTAAAGGCTGGCAGCTCAGGGCAGGGAAGAG TCAAATTCAAAGATAAGGCTCAGATTCTGAACAGCATGGCCAGAGGAAAACCAGAGGCCAAAACGCAGGAGACATCGGCCG GTGCTGCTGCGAAAGAGtccaaagagaagaaagag ataGAAGAAAAGGACGAAGAAGAGGCTGAAGAAGAGGCAGAAGAGGAGGCAGAAGAGGAGGCAGAAGAGGAGGCAGAAGAGGAGATGAAAGAGGAGGCGAAAGAAGAGACAAAAGAGGCACCtgcagagaaggaggagaagggggaggcagaggcagaggcgaAGGCGGAGACCGATGAGCAGACG AAGGACGAGCCGGCTGCTGCTGCACCAGATGGTGGAGGTGACGGCAATGAGGACGGCAGCGAGGAAGACAGCGATGATGACAGCGATGACAGCGATGACAGCGATGAcagcgatgatgatgatgaggaggaagacgtggagggagaaggaggggaggaggaggatgagaatgAGGAGCCGCTGTCGCTGGAGTGGCCGGACACGCCACGTAAGCAGGTCACGTATGTCTTACTGCTGCCCATCGTCTTCCCGCTATGGCTCACCGTGCCTGACGTCCGCAACCCA GCATCTAAGAAGTTCTTTGTCATTACCTTTGTGGGCTCCATCATATGGATTGCAGTTTTCTCCTATCTGATGGTCTGGTGGGCACATCAG GTGGGTGAGACGATTGGCATCTCTGAGGAAATCATGGGTCTGACCATCCTGGCAGCAGGCACCTCCATCCCTGACCTTATCACCAGTGTGATTGTGGCGCGGAAAGGCCTGGGGGACATGGCTGTGTCCAGTTCTGTGGGCAGCAACATCTTCGACATCACAGTGGG TCTCCCGGTCCCGTGGCTGATGTACTCCACGATGCACGGGTTCGCCCCGGTGGCCGTGAGCAGTAACGGTCTCTTCTGTGCCATCGTGCTGCTCTTCCTCATGCTCCTCTTCGTCATCATCTCCATCGCCGTGTGCGGCTGGAAGATGAACAAGGCGCTCGGCTCCACCATGTTCCTGCTCTACTTCATCTTCCTGGTGCTCAGCGTGATGCTCGAGGACCGCATCATCGTGTGCCCTGTGTCCATCTGA